The Apteryx mantelli isolate bAptMan1 chromosome Z, bAptMan1.hap1, whole genome shotgun sequence genome has a segment encoding these proteins:
- the FAM169A gene encoding soluble lamin-associated protein of 75 kDa, which yields MMAFPVDVLNGYSHEDLESSAEDYMSDLRCGDPNRPEFLSLPDHSKIPISLSTVGFVPLYGGEQTHKVLALFAPEDSLTAVALYLADQWWSIDDIVRTSVPSREGLQQVKSVGERVVLYVLNRIIYRKQEIERNEIPFLCHGSNDYAKIIWKKGEAIGFYSVKPTGSVCSSYLTQSYQLPVLDTMFVRKKHRGKDFGLMMLEDFVDSFTEDTLGLRYPLSSFMYTVCKRYFEKYPGDHDLLWEVEGAGHWFQRTPITTVLQREKLKITEEASQKENMSFQTEEYFLQSAVGSEANEQNTEPETQLSAESQKGKESLDVHASTSEEPTLTPVSIRTRSSHLKRPRIGKNSQESEPEISKGDEENALHMSESRLEPLAHTSESSEDLVEEPEENAVENDEEMIVENEDQSVSETELHASPLEKRSEKEEIPPEPLNGEATEETGKTSLTADEETANEILGGESKLQSESRREEPLTLFVPLILEPPAKPSEDTVSDKVLKANDSGVLTEESLSIEKEDTQEEQQEAERKKLSKEENAAAAALAPRDEPSDNGLPNFVVTEAAEESVSENVSPKTTSSVEEQNEEAGHNSQEAPVALGQSSLIVVELEGVSFQQPSGQEGQKNQSEEQSEESAEQMDQYTQTAAERAADSSSEEAEIEVPIVDRRNLRRKAKGYKGPPKKKGKPA from the exons ATGATGGCGTTCCCTGTGGATGTGTTGAACGGCTACAGTCATGAGGACTTGGAGAGCTCTGCAGAGGACTACATGTCTGACCTTCGGTGTGGAGATCCGAATCGTCCTGAATTCTTGTCCTTGCCAGACCACAGCAAA ATTCCTATTAGCTTGTCAACTGTGGGCTTCGTTCCTCTTTATGGTGGAGAGCAGACACACAAAGTTCTTGCTTTGTTTGCACCAGAGGACTCGCTCAcag CTGTAGCCCTGTATCTTGCTGACCAGTGGTGGTCAATTGATGACATTGTGAGAACGTCTGTACCTTCCAGAGAGGGGCTTCAGCAG GTGAAGTCTGTTGGAGAGAGGGTGGTTCTCTATGTTCTGAATCGAATTATCTATCGGAAacaagaaatagaaagaaatgaGATCCCATTTCTCTGTCATGGTAGCAATGACTATGCTAAGATCATATGGAAAAAAGGAGAGGCTATTGGGTTCTATTCTGTTAAACCTACAG GAAGTGTTTGTAGCTCTTACCTTACTCAGAGTTACCAGCttccagtgttagacacaatgtTTGTAAGAAAGAAACATCGTGGGAAAGACTTCGGACTAATGATGTTGGAAGACTTTGTGGATTCCTTTACTGAAGACACACTTGGCTTACGATACCCGCTGTCGTCCTTCATGTACACAG TTTGTAAGCGCTACTTTGAGAAGTACCCTGGGGACCATGACCTTTTATGGGAAGTGGAGGGAGCAGGACACTGGTTCCAGAGGACACCTATTACCACTGTATTGCAAAGGGAAAAGCTCAAAATTACAG AAGAGGcctctcagaaagaaaatatgagTTTCCAGACAGAGGAGTATTTTTTGCAATCAGCAGTGGGATCTGAAGCAAATGAACAGAACACAGAACCAGAAACACAGCTAAGT GCTGAGTCTCAAAAAGGCAAAGAATCATTAGATGTCCATGCAAGCACATCTGAAG aGCCTACCTTAACACCCGTTTCCATTCGGACGCGAAGCAGTCATTTAAAACGCCCCAGGATAGGAAAAAATAGCCAGGAATCTGAACCTGAAATTTCCAAAGGAGATGAGGAGAATGCTCTTCACATGTCAGAAAGCAG GCTGGAACCACTTGCCCACACATCCGAAAGCTCAGAAGACTTAGTAGAAGAACCTGAGGAGAATGCTGTTGAGAACGATGAGGAAATGATTGTTGAAAATGAGGACCAGTCTGTGTCGGAAACAGAGTTGCATGCATCACCACTTGAGAAACGGAGTGAGAAGGAG gaaattcCACCAGAACCTCTTAATGGTGAGGCAACAGAAGAAACTGGTAAAACCTCACTTACGGCTGACGAGGAGACAGCAAATGAAATTTTAGGTGGTGAATCGAAATTGCAGTCTGAGAGTCGAAGAGAAGAACCCTTAACGCTGTTTGTTCCATTAATCCTTGAACCTCCAGCAAAACCCTCAGAAGACACTGTATCAGATAAG gttttaaaagcaaatgattcAGGGGTGCTGACTGAAGAAAGTCTATCTATAGAGAAGGAGGACACTCAAGAAGAGCAGCAAGAAGCTGAAAGGAAGAAATTGTCCAAGGAAGAAaatgcagctgcagctgctttggctCCAAGGGATGAACCCTCAGACAACGGCCTGCCAAACTTTGTGGTgactgaagctgcagaagaatctGTTTCCGAAAATGTGTCGCCCAAAACAACTTCCTCGGTGGAAGAACAAAATGAAGAGGCAGGGCACAACTCACAGGAGGCCCCTGTTGCCTTGGGTCAGAGTTCTTTGATAGTGGTTGAACTTGAGGGTGTTTCTTTTCAGCAGCCTTCTGGACAGGAAGGCCAGAAGAACCAGTCAGAAGAGCAGTCGGAAGAGTCTGCTGAGCAGATGGATCAGTACACGCAGACAGCAGCAGAGCGGGCTGCTGACAGCAGCTCTGAGGAAGCAGAAATTGAGGTACCCATTGTAGATCGGAGAAACTTGCGAAGAAAGGCCAAAGGTTACAAAGGTCCAcccaagaaaaaaggaaagccagcttaa